A stretch of the Lolium perenne isolate Kyuss_39 chromosome 3, Kyuss_2.0, whole genome shotgun sequence genome encodes the following:
- the LOC127341185 gene encoding peroxidase 25, which translates to MVASEIAALFFLCNIFLGGSLVRSQGLQRGFYDSICPDAEDIVRSSVEKYYNNDATIAPGLLRLHFHDCFVQGCDASVLISGSSSERSAPQNFGLRGFEVIDDAKSQLEVTCPGVVSCADILALAARDSVDLTGGPSWAVPLGRRDGRVSSASDARALPSPADPVAVQRQKFAAQGLTDHDLVTLVGAHTIGQTDCGLFRYRLYNFTATGNADPSISPAFLQQLRALCPPNGDPSRRVALDRDSAGSFDAAFFKNVRDGNAVLESDQRLWGDDATQGVVQKYAGNVRGFFGLRFAYEFPKAMVSLSSVAVKTGRQGEIRRRCSRIN; encoded by the exons ATGGTAGCATCAGAAATAGCTGCTCTTTTCTTTTTATGCAACATTTTCCTGGGAGGTTCTTTGGTCCGAAGCCAAGGACTTCAGAGAGGATTCTATGACTCCATCTGTCCTGATGCGGAGGATATAGTGAGGTCTAGTGTTGAAAAGTATTACAACAACGATGCCACCATTGCCCCAGGCTTGCTCAGGCTGCACTTCCACGACTGTTTTGTCCAA GGATGTGATGCTTCTGTTCTGATTTCTGGATCATCATCTGAAAGGAGTGCCCCACAGAATTTTGGTCTTAGGGGTTTTGAAGTAATAGATGATGCCAAGTCCCAGTTGGAAGTTACATGCCCCGGGGTGGTGTCTTGTGCAGATATATTGGCCCTCGCGGCACGGGATTCTGTTGATCTG ACTGGTGGGCCAAGCTGGGCAGTACCTCTTGGACGAAGAGATGGAAGAGTCTCATCAGCTTCAGATGCAAGGGCCTTGCCATCTCCCGCTGATCCTGTAGCGGTTCAGAGGCAAAAGTTTGCAGCTCAAGGACTGACTGACCATGACCTTGTAACACTAGTTG GTGCTCACACCATCGGGCAGACGGACTGCGGGCTGTTCCGGTACCGGCTGTACAACTTCACGGCGACAGGCAACGCAGACCCTTCGATCAGCCCGGCATTCCTGCAGCAGCTGCGGGCGCTGTGCCCACCCAACGGCGACCCATCGCGGCGTGTGGCGCTGGACAGGGACAGCGCAGGGTCGTTCGACGCGGCATTCTTCAAGAACGTGAGGGACGGAAACGCAGTGCTGGAGTCGGACCAGCGGCTGTGGGGCGACGACGCGACGCAGGGCGTGGTGCAGAAGTACGCAGGCAACGTCCGCGGCTTCTTCGGGCTCCGGTTCGCCTACGAGTTCCCCAAGGCCATGGTGAGCCTGAGCAGCGTCGCCGTGAAGACCGGGAGGCAGGGTGAGATAAGGAGGAGGTGCTCCAGGATCAACTGA